In Rissa tridactyla isolate bRisTri1 chromosome 2, bRisTri1.patW.cur.20221130, whole genome shotgun sequence, a single window of DNA contains:
- the LOC128906321 gene encoding feather keratin-like: MDIAEQVKCTATKALKGLEHLSSEEKLSELGGLSTRQQGPEGEVSSMSLNPEWQNDLCGPCGPTPLANSCNEPCVRQCETSRVVIQPPTVVVTLPGPILTSFPQSTAVGSSASAAVGNELSAQGVPISSGGFGFGLGYGYGLGGLGCYGGRRGCYPC, from the exons ATGGACATAGCGGAGCAAGTCAAGTGCACAGCCACAAAGgcgctgaagggactggagcacctttcctccGAGGAGAAGCTGAGCGAGCTGGGAGGTTTATCAACCAGGCAGCAAGGACCTGAAGGGGAGGTGTCATCGATGTCTCTGAATCCTGAATGGCAG aacgacctctgcggcccctgcggacccaccccgctggctaacagctgcaacgagccctgcgtcaggcagtgtgagacctcccgcgtcgtcatccagcctcccactgtggtggtcaccctgccaggacccatcctcacctccttcccccagagcaccgccgtcggatcctctgcatccgctgccgtgggcaatgaactcagcgcccagggagtgcccatctcctccggcggcttcggcttcggcctcggctacggctatggcttgggaggcctgggctgctacggtggcagaagaggctgctacccctgctaa